From the genome of Deinococcus sp. AJ005, one region includes:
- the mreC gene encoding rod shape-determining protein MreC, giving the protein MTGARPLSLVFAGLLLLSMVLTRFQVVPPTALRSFTAPVSQVGIVVANNLRRAVTTVTQQRDLRAEVTRLQQQNDVLRQRNELLTREASRLKQLDIITRTQAPNAVGIAQVIAVDPSPLLSRLTLNRGTRDGVRVRMPVTVPGGLVGQITGVSARQATVVSLVDPESTVGVTLQGGGGGRGLAHGVPPDRLRAEFSRGVPIKAGDVLVTSSLGGVYPVGVRVGKVERVLPLGPNDVNRSVIVKPAVDLGVVEDVTILEGL; this is encoded by the coding sequence GTGACGGGCGCGCGTCCGTTGTCGCTGGTCTTTGCTGGGCTGCTGCTGCTGAGCATGGTCCTGACCCGCTTTCAGGTGGTGCCGCCCACGGCGCTGCGTTCGTTCACCGCGCCCGTGTCGCAGGTGGGCATCGTGGTGGCCAACAACCTGCGCCGCGCCGTGACCACGGTGACCCAGCAACGTGACCTGCGCGCCGAGGTGACCCGGTTGCAACAGCAAAACGACGTGCTGCGCCAGCGCAACGAGCTGCTGACCCGCGAGGCCAGCCGCCTGAAACAACTGGACATCATCACCCGCACACAGGCCCCGAACGCGGTGGGCATCGCGCAGGTGATCGCGGTGGACCCCAGCCCGCTGCTGTCACGCCTGACCCTCAACCGGGGCACGCGCGACGGCGTGCGGGTGCGGATGCCAGTCACGGTGCCAGGGGGGCTGGTGGGGCAGATCACTGGGGTCAGCGCGCGGCAGGCCACGGTGGTCTCGCTGGTGGACCCTGAAAGCACCGTGGGCGTGACCTTGCAGGGGGGCGGTGGCGGGCGCGGGCTGGCCCACGGCGTTCCCCCGGACCGCCTGCGCGCCGAATTCTCGCGGGGCGTGCCGATCAAGGCTGGAGACGTGCTGGTGACCTCCAGTCTGGGCGGCGTCTACCCGGTGGGCGTGCGGGTGGGCAAGGTGGAAAGGGTGCTGCCGCTGGGGCCGAACGACGTGAACCGCTCGGTGATCGTCAAGCCCGCCGTGGATCTGGGCGTGGTGGAAGACGTGACTATTCTGGAGGGGCTGTGA
- a CDS encoding Rod shape-determining protein MreD, with amino-acid sequence MGRRTSGRLGSGGLGRGGLGPRASLPQRGPARVLRAVVYVALLIAVQGLLSRLADSAGIAAPDLFLLTAVALAWRMVPVWALPAAYGVGLGQDLLGGGVLGLHAAGLAGAVLLVLLIRRYVADSGPVQIVLSVIVAVAGEWLTFAALAYWLRSDLITVNLLLTTIPSLLLGTLLAYPLWEWAVSWGIGPRPGPQEKLA; translated from the coding sequence TTGGGCAGGCGGACTAGCGGACGCCTGGGCAGCGGTGGCCTGGGCCGGGGTGGTCTCGGCCCCCGCGCCAGCCTGCCGCAACGCGGGCCAGCGCGGGTGCTGCGGGCCGTGGTCTATGTCGCGCTGCTGATCGCCGTGCAGGGTCTGCTGTCACGGCTGGCGGATTCGGCAGGGATCGCTGCCCCGGACCTGTTTCTGCTGACCGCCGTAGCGCTGGCGTGGCGCATGGTTCCGGTGTGGGCTTTGCCAGCCGCCTACGGTGTTGGGCTGGGCCAGGACCTGCTGGGCGGCGGCGTGCTGGGCCTGCATGCGGCGGGGCTGGCCGGGGCCGTGCTGCTGGTGCTGCTGATTCGCCGCTACGTCGCTGATTCCGGCCCGGTGCAGATCGTGCTGAGCGTGATCGTCGCGGTGGCGGGCGAGTGGCTGACCTTTGCGGCGCTGGCGTACTGGCTGCGCTCCGATCTGATCACGGTGAATCTGCTGCTGACCACGATTCCCAGTTTGCTGCTGGGTACACTGCTGGCGTATCCACTCTGGGAATGGGCCGTGAGCTGGGGCATCGGCCCCCGTCCCGGCCCGCAGGAGAAGCTGGCGTGA
- a CDS encoding penicillin-binding protein 2: MSRAENPLHRPDRQHERLKRERKRAAPKADKSGGSKSEAIGNGAGRVGWVALAFSVGLLGLGARLYTLQVTQHSQYAVQSASNFQRDEVIRALRGEIRTRDGVLLATNRLAVDLVYTGRKAAARGEAIPAWDKIVYLAGIKPDALKDGNPREPDFRKETETVLARNVSQDRLAALYEYTVLIPSLELRERVERIYPEGKMAAHLLGYVQEANDRQVKEDGYTVGDLVGRSGLEYSLQKTLEGKNGVLRREVTATGRPLTERVIDPGQRGQDVVLTIDSRLQRAAEDALRAGLADVNAGRKKYGKPPEPFTRGAVIAIDPRTNQVLAMASSPSYDPNWFSRVPSPDPAAKNWAIDPNRPDAALDAVTSNRAVQAYNPGSVFKIATTLMYVERWGNFSLSCAPTYYFGRARFNNWSHTNLGVVDGRKAIAFSCNPWYYDSAVRATPGVYSRQLKSRLTELGYNRPTGLEIVGEKTGTLTDIDDYNTPQHPWYPGSGLNMSIGQGDVLVTPAQLIKVLSTVINEGQERPLTVIQAEGGKAPVRPAPDSVIRNGNRDVFRFVKEGMDWTVGIRGGTASTKLGANLFPVVTAGKTGTAENGISARPDKGYAYTHAWYEGYGPVNDPTFAVVSFFQNGGEGYDAGINAVKRMFAARWCVNLDERASALPLDTQQPCMGELDHMREVYKVRAERVAAGGAEQP; this comes from the coding sequence ATGAGCCGCGCCGAGAATCCCCTGCACCGTCCTGACCGGCAGCACGAGCGATTAAAGCGTGAGCGCAAGCGGGCCGCACCGAAGGCCGACAAATCTGGCGGCAGCAAGTCTGAGGCCATCGGCAACGGAGCCGGACGGGTGGGCTGGGTGGCCCTGGCCTTCAGCGTGGGGCTGCTGGGGTTGGGCGCGCGGCTCTATACCTTGCAGGTCACGCAGCACAGCCAGTACGCGGTGCAGTCGGCCAGCAACTTCCAGCGCGACGAGGTCATCCGTGCCCTGCGTGGCGAGATCCGTACCCGCGACGGCGTGCTGCTGGCCACCAACCGCCTGGCCGTCGATCTGGTCTACACCGGGCGCAAGGCGGCTGCGCGCGGCGAGGCCATCCCCGCCTGGGACAAGATCGTCTATCTGGCCGGAATCAAGCCCGACGCCCTCAAGGACGGTAATCCCCGCGAACCGGATTTCAGGAAGGAAACCGAGACTGTCCTGGCCCGCAACGTGTCGCAGGACCGACTGGCCGCCCTGTACGAGTACACCGTCCTGATCCCCAGCCTGGAACTGCGTGAGCGCGTCGAGCGCATCTACCCCGAGGGCAAGATGGCCGCGCACCTGCTGGGTTATGTGCAGGAGGCCAATGACCGTCAGGTGAAGGAGGACGGCTACACCGTGGGCGATCTGGTGGGGCGTTCCGGCCTGGAATACAGTCTGCAAAAGACGCTGGAGGGCAAGAACGGCGTGCTGCGGCGCGAGGTCACGGCGACGGGCCGCCCCCTGACCGAGCGTGTAATCGATCCGGGCCAGCGCGGCCAGGACGTCGTGCTGACCATCGACTCCCGTCTGCAACGCGCTGCCGAGGACGCCCTGCGCGCGGGGCTGGCCGACGTGAACGCGGGCCGCAAGAAGTACGGCAAGCCCCCCGAACCCTTTACGCGCGGGGCGGTCATCGCCATCGACCCGCGCACCAATCAGGTGCTGGCGATGGCCTCCAGCCCGTCCTACGATCCCAACTGGTTCTCACGGGTGCCCAGCCCGGACCCGGCAGCCAAGAACTGGGCGATTGACCCCAACCGCCCGGACGCCGCGCTGGACGCCGTAACCAGCAACCGCGCCGTGCAGGCGTACAACCCCGGCAGCGTCTTCAAGATTGCCACCACGCTCATGTACGTGGAGCGCTGGGGCAATTTCTCGCTGTCCTGCGCGCCCACGTATTACTTCGGGCGGGCGCGCTTCAACAACTGGTCCCACACCAATCTGGGCGTGGTGGACGGGCGTAAGGCGATTGCCTTCTCGTGCAACCCGTGGTACTACGACTCGGCGGTGCGCGCCACGCCGGGGGTGTACTCGCGCCAGCTCAAGTCCCGCCTGACCGAACTGGGCTACAACCGCCCCACGGGTCTGGAAATCGTGGGCGAGAAGACGGGCACGCTCACCGATATCGACGATTACAACACCCCCCAGCACCCGTGGTATCCCGGCTCGGGCCTGAACATGAGTATCGGCCAGGGCGACGTGCTGGTCACGCCCGCGCAACTGATCAAGGTGCTGTCCACCGTCATCAACGAGGGCCAGGAACGCCCGCTGACGGTGATTCAGGCGGAAGGCGGCAAGGCCCCCGTGCGTCCCGCGCCTGACAGCGTGATCCGAAACGGCAACAGGGATGTGTTCAGGTTTGTCAAGGAGGGCATGGACTGGACCGTGGGCATCCGGGGCGGCACGGCCAGCACCAAGCTGGGGGCCAACCTCTTTCCCGTGGTCACGGCGGGCAAGACCGGCACCGCCGAGAACGGCATCAGCGCCCGCCCCGATAAGGGCTACGCCTACACCCACGCATGGTACGAGGGTTACGGCCCGGTGAATGATCCCACCTTTGCGGTGGTGTCCTTTTTCCAGAACGGCGGCGAGGGCTACGACGCCGGGATCAACGCCGTCAAGCGTATGTTTGCCGCGCGCTGGTGCGTTAATCTGGACGAGCGGGCCAGCGCCCTGCCCCTGGACACCCAGCAGCCGTGCATGGGCGAACTGGACCACATGCGCGAGGTCTATAAGGTGCGCGCCGAGCGGGTGGCGGCGGGCGGGGCGGAGCAGCCGTAG
- a CDS encoding metal-sensitive transcriptional regulator, with protein MTRSTAKIQPVITEPSLPTVAVTETDHKILKRLRRIEGQVRGLQRMIEEGRDCHDILTQISGVRSALDAAGEQMLEQYALGCRAHPGETVTPQDVVRAVKLLRG; from the coding sequence ATGACCCGGTCCACCGCAAAAATCCAGCCCGTCATCACTGAACCCAGCCTCCCCACAGTCGCCGTGACCGAGACGGACCACAAAATTCTCAAGAGGCTGCGCCGCATCGAGGGCCAGGTACGCGGCCTGCAACGCATGATCGAGGAAGGACGCGACTGCCACGACATCCTGACCCAGATTTCAGGCGTCCGTAGCGCTCTGGACGCAGCGGGCGAGCAGATGCTCGAACAGTACGCGCTGGGTTGCCGCGCCCACCCCGGCGAGACGGTGACGCCGCAGGACGTGGTGCGGGCCGTGAAACTGCTGCGCGGTTAG
- a CDS encoding rhodanese-like domain-containing protein yields MYFKRFYDTDLAQASYLLGCQKTGECLVINPVRDIQIYLDEARAQRLSITHVTETHIHADYLSGSRELTAATGARLLLSAEGGADWQYGFDHHPLDHGDVFKIGNIKIEVRHTPGHTPESLSFVVTDLPRGDLPVMLLSGDFVFVGDVGRPDLLDEAAGGTDTRFEGARQMFASLRDVFLSLPDHVQVWPAHSSGSACGKALGAVPGTTVGYERALAWWSPLVQGGDEQAFTDELLSGQPDAPAYYARMKRQNKGGPAVLGMVEPLPELSVTEVRSQLKGGARLIDTRPRAEYQRAAPTNSIHLPEGNTLETWAGWLLDPEREYVLLAPAERTEALRRRLWMVGVDRVTGFLGAADGLPAEPAQPFPAAELPQHADALILDVRSRNEHAQGAIPGSRQLHAGRLPVALAELPRDREIVVHCQSGARSAAAASLLRAEGFSVSELAGGYEAWAAAQ; encoded by the coding sequence ATGTACTTCAAGCGCTTCTACGACACCGATCTGGCGCAGGCGTCCTACCTGCTGGGCTGCCAGAAAACCGGCGAATGTCTGGTCATCAATCCGGTACGCGACATCCAGATTTATCTGGACGAGGCCAGGGCGCAGCGCCTGAGCATCACCCACGTCACCGAAACACACATCCACGCTGATTACCTGAGCGGGAGCCGCGAACTGACCGCTGCGACGGGCGCACGGCTGCTGCTCTCGGCGGAAGGCGGGGCCGACTGGCAGTACGGATTTGACCACCATCCCCTGGACCACGGCGACGTGTTCAAGATCGGCAACATTAAAATCGAGGTCCGGCACACACCCGGCCACACCCCCGAAAGCCTCTCGTTCGTAGTCACGGACCTGCCGCGCGGCGACTTGCCCGTCATGCTGCTGAGCGGCGATTTTGTTTTCGTGGGTGACGTGGGCCGCCCCGATCTGCTGGACGAGGCGGCGGGCGGCACCGACACCCGGTTTGAGGGCGCGCGGCAGATGTTCGCCTCGCTGCGGGATGTGTTTCTGAGCCTGCCGGACCACGTTCAGGTGTGGCCCGCGCACAGCTCTGGCAGCGCGTGTGGCAAGGCGCTGGGCGCGGTTCCGGGGACCACGGTGGGGTACGAGCGGGCGCTGGCGTGGTGGTCCCCCCTCGTCCAGGGCGGCGACGAGCAGGCTTTTACCGATGAACTGCTGAGCGGCCAGCCTGACGCACCCGCGTACTACGCCCGCATGAAGCGGCAGAACAAAGGCGGTCCGGCAGTGTTAGGGATGGTGGAGCCTCTGCCAGAGCTGAGCGTGACCGAAGTTCGTTCACAGCTCAAAGGTGGCGCACGCCTGATCGACACCCGCCCACGTGCCGAGTACCAGCGGGCCGCGCCCACGAACAGCATTCATCTGCCGGAGGGCAACACCCTGGAAACCTGGGCGGGCTGGCTGCTGGACCCGGAGCGCGAGTACGTGCTGCTGGCCCCCGCCGAACGCACCGAGGCGCTGCGCCGCCGCCTGTGGATGGTGGGTGTGGACCGGGTGACCGGCTTTCTTGGGGCTGCCGACGGTCTGCCTGCCGAACCGGCCCAGCCCTTCCCCGCCGCCGAACTGCCCCAGCACGCCGACGCCCTGATTCTGGATGTCCGCAGCAGGAATGAACACGCGCAGGGGGCCATTCCCGGCAGCCGCCAGCTCCACGCGGGCCGCCTGCCCGTTGCTCTGGCTGAGTTGCCGCGTGACCGCGAGATCGTCGTCCACTGCCAGAGTGGAGCGCGCAGCGCCGCCGCCGCCAGCCTGCTGCGCGCCGAGGGCTTTAGCGTGTCCGAACTGGCCGGAGGCTACGAGGCGTGGGCGGCGGCCCAGTAG